In the Actinomycetota bacterium genome, one interval contains:
- a CDS encoding sirohydrochlorin chelatase translates to MGRPGHALTGRRPQPGGGRRRPQPEVNAADRSATPGPRPQPPAWVLLAHGSEDPRHAREIEWLAAGMAGRRPDRAVAVAYLDHQPPDLATAIGALPTRSVVVVPALLSEAFHALVDVPAAVDAAVAGGATVALAAAFGADPAVLAALDELAGERQDGDGLLAVAAGTSDAAARTELAGLVDAWGRRRQQATAVAFAAGAGPTVADGIAALRGRGAATVTAVPLVLAPGRLLDRALAQAAALGAPARPGGLARTGALADLAVRRAEQAEKPG, encoded by the coding sequence GTGGGGCGACCTGGGCACGCCCTCACCGGCCGCCGGCCACAACCCGGCGGTGGCCGCCGACGCCCCCAGCCCGAGGTGAACGCCGCGGACCGTTCGGCTACGCCCGGCCCGCGGCCGCAACCACCGGCCTGGGTCCTGCTCGCCCACGGCAGCGAGGACCCGCGGCATGCCCGCGAGATCGAGTGGCTGGCGGCGGGTATGGCGGGCCGGCGGCCGGACCGGGCCGTCGCGGTGGCCTACCTCGACCACCAACCGCCCGATCTGGCCACCGCGATCGGCGCGCTGCCGACCCGATCCGTCGTCGTGGTCCCCGCCCTGCTCAGCGAAGCGTTCCACGCCCTGGTCGACGTACCGGCCGCGGTCGACGCGGCGGTGGCGGGCGGGGCGACAGTGGCGTTGGCCGCTGCGTTCGGCGCCGATCCAGCGGTGCTCGCCGCGCTCGACGAGCTGGCCGGTGAGCGGCAGGACGGCGACGGGCTGCTCGCCGTGGCGGCCGGGACCTCGGACGCCGCCGCCCGCACCGAGCTGGCCGGCCTGGTCGACGCCTGGGGCCGGCGGCGGCAGCAGGCCACGGCCGTCGCCTTCGCCGCCGGTGCCGGGCCGACCGTCGCCGACGGCATCGCCGCCCTGCGCGGCCGGGGGGCGGCCACGGTGACCGCCGTCCCGCTGGTCCTGGCTCCCGGCCGGCTGCTCGACCGGGCGTTGGCCCAGGCGGCCGCGCTCGGTGCGCCGGCCCGCCCCGGCGGCCTGGCGCGGACCGGGGCGCTCGCGGACCTGGCGGTCCGCCGGGCGGAGCAGGCCGAGAAGCCGGGATAG
- a CDS encoding uroporphyrinogen-III synthase, translating to MASSVPAAPTVAPLAGYTVGITAARRREELGSLLERRGARVVYGPSIRIVPLADDAELLAATRQCVSAPPDIVIATTGIGMRGWLEAAEGWGLAEDLLDRLGRVRLLARGPKARGALRAAGLREEWSPESESSSEVLEHLLTEDLDGVRIVVQEHGEPLPGVTETLRMAGARVVEVPVYRWLPPVDPGPLHRLVEQIATRQLDAVTFTSAPAAASLLATASRLGLYDEVVTALRDDVLVASVGPITAGALESAGIESVVPERSRLGALAREVVAALPRRSPRLPVAGHWLQIRGHAVVVDDDLRTLPPAPMAILRALAARPGVVLPRTVLRTALPGGEDADDHAVEVAIARLRQALGEARLLQTVVKRGYRLAYEPERRVTAGSHDGTHEA from the coding sequence CTGGCATCGTCCGTCCCGGCGGCGCCTACGGTCGCCCCGCTCGCCGGATACACCGTCGGCATCACCGCGGCGCGGCGCCGTGAGGAACTCGGGTCGCTGCTGGAGCGACGGGGTGCCCGGGTGGTGTACGGCCCATCGATCCGGATCGTGCCGTTGGCCGACGACGCGGAACTGCTGGCCGCGACCCGGCAGTGCGTCAGCGCGCCGCCCGACATCGTGATCGCCACGACCGGGATCGGGATGCGGGGCTGGCTGGAGGCTGCGGAGGGCTGGGGGCTGGCCGAGGATCTGCTGGACCGGCTTGGCCGGGTGCGGTTGCTGGCCCGGGGTCCGAAAGCGCGGGGGGCGCTGCGGGCAGCGGGGCTGCGGGAGGAATGGTCGCCGGAGTCCGAGTCGTCCTCGGAGGTGCTCGAACACCTGCTCACCGAGGACCTCGACGGCGTCCGCATCGTGGTGCAGGAGCACGGCGAGCCGCTGCCCGGCGTCACCGAGACCTTGCGGATGGCCGGTGCGCGGGTGGTCGAGGTCCCGGTCTACCGGTGGTTGCCGCCGGTGGATCCCGGGCCGTTGCACCGGCTGGTCGAACAGATCGCCACCCGTCAGCTCGACGCGGTGACCTTCACCAGCGCCCCGGCCGCGGCGAGCCTGCTGGCGACCGCGTCCCGGCTGGGCCTGTACGACGAGGTCGTCACCGCGCTGCGCGACGACGTCTTGGTCGCCAGCGTCGGCCCGATCACCGCCGGGGCGTTGGAGTCCGCGGGCATCGAGTCGGTGGTGCCGGAGCGCTCCCGGCTGGGGGCGCTGGCGCGCGAGGTCGTGGCCGCGCTGCCTCGTCGCAGCCCCCGGCTGCCGGTGGCCGGGCACTGGTTACAGATCCGCGGCCACGCCGTGGTGGTCGACGACGACCTGCGGACGCTGCCGCCGGCCCCGATGGCGATCCTGCGCGCACTGGCCGCCCGTCCCGGCGTCGTGCTGCCGCGCACCGTGCTGCGCACGGCCCTGCCCGGCGGTGAGGACGCCGACGATCACGCCGTCGAGGTGGCGATCGCCCGGCTCCGCCAGGCGCTCGGCGAGGCGCGGCTGCTGCAGACCGTGGTCAAGCGCGGCTACCGCCTGGCCTACGAACCGGAGCGCCGGGTGACGGCCGGAAGCCACGACGGCACCCACGAAGCCTGA
- the nirD gene encoding nitrite reductase small subunit NirD, producing MTAAPALDPAEVARWVPVCDLAALQPERGVAALLDGTQVAIFRLAAGTVAAIGNRDPFSGANVLSRGIVGTRGDADVVFSPMYKQAFDLSTGQCLDDPEVAVPSYPVRVVDDVVHLGVR from the coding sequence GTGACCGCCGCGCCGGCGCTCGACCCGGCTGAGGTGGCGCGCTGGGTTCCGGTCTGCGACCTGGCTGCGCTGCAACCGGAACGGGGGGTCGCCGCGCTGCTGGACGGGACTCAGGTCGCGATCTTCCGGCTCGCCGCCGGCACCGTCGCGGCGATCGGCAACCGGGACCCGTTCAGCGGCGCCAACGTGCTGAGCCGCGGCATCGTGGGCACTCGTGGGGATGCCGACGTGGTGTTCTCCCCGATGTACAAGCAGGCGTTCGACCTGTCCACCGGACAGTGTCTCGACGACCCGGAAGTCGCCGTACCGTCATACCCCGTGAGAGTCGTCGACGATGTCGTCCACCTCGGGGTCCGGTGA
- a CDS encoding phosphoadenylyl-sulfate reductase: MPTDLLRGLAETGSRAVRATALENGDDPVVVATAALQWARRVLGERLVVASSMGDEVLVHLASEAVPGVDVVFLDTGYHFAETLGTRDAYAATRPLNLLTISPLRTVAEQDAEHGKDLWARNPDLCCALRKVEPLERALAPYDGWVTGMRREDAPTRADIDVISWDAKRGMIKVNPLAGWTQQDVDAYAEANGVLLNPLRELGYASIGCAPCTRAVAPGEDPRAGRWAGKGKVECGLHV, from the coding sequence TTGCCCACCGACCTGTTGCGGGGCCTGGCCGAGACCGGATCCCGGGCCGTACGCGCCACGGCGCTGGAGAACGGCGACGACCCGGTCGTCGTGGCCACCGCCGCGCTGCAGTGGGCCCGCCGGGTGTTGGGCGAGCGCCTCGTGGTCGCCTCCAGCATGGGCGACGAGGTCCTGGTGCACCTGGCCAGCGAGGCGGTGCCCGGGGTGGACGTCGTGTTCCTGGACACCGGCTATCACTTCGCCGAGACGCTCGGCACCCGCGATGCCTACGCGGCGACCCGGCCGCTGAACCTGCTCACGATCAGCCCGCTGCGCACGGTGGCCGAGCAGGACGCCGAGCACGGCAAGGACCTGTGGGCGCGCAATCCCGACCTGTGCTGCGCCCTGCGCAAGGTCGAGCCGCTGGAGCGGGCGCTGGCGCCCTACGACGGCTGGGTGACCGGGATGCGCCGAGAGGACGCACCGACCCGGGCGGACATCGACGTCATCAGCTGGGATGCCAAGCGGGGCATGATCAAGGTCAATCCCCTGGCCGGTTGGACGCAGCAGGACGTCGACGCCTACGCCGAGGCCAACGGGGTGCTGCTCAACCCGTTGCGCGAGCTCGGCTATGCCTCGATCGGCTGCGCGCCCTGCACCCGGGCGGTGGCCCCCGGTGAAGATCCACGGGCGGGCCGGTGGGCCGGCAAGGGCAAGGTGGAGTGCGGCCTGCACGTGTGA
- a CDS encoding DUF3052 family protein, translating into MTSSAGYSGTPLPAKLGIRPGSRVLLDGAPPQLAADLLVPLPDAVTIHRRAGRSPYDVVVAFRRTRADLVRGLTADVKRITTSGAVWVAWPKRASGVATDLTEDVIRDVALPLGVVDVKVCAIDATWSGLKLVWRKENRPA; encoded by the coding sequence GTGACATCGTCGGCCGGCTACTCCGGTACGCCGCTACCGGCGAAGCTCGGGATCCGTCCCGGCAGCCGGGTGCTGCTCGACGGGGCACCCCCGCAGCTGGCCGCCGACCTGCTCGTTCCGCTGCCTGACGCCGTGACGATCCACCGCCGCGCCGGGCGGTCGCCGTACGACGTCGTGGTCGCCTTCCGCCGCACCCGGGCGGACCTGGTGCGCGGGCTCACCGCGGACGTGAAGCGGATCACGACCAGCGGCGCGGTGTGGGTCGCCTGGCCCAAACGCGCCAGCGGCGTGGCCACCGACCTCACCGAGGACGTGATCCGCGACGTCGCGCTGCCGCTCGGCGTGGTCGACGTCAAGGTCTGCGCCATCGACGCCACGTGGAGTGGACTGAAACTGGTCTGGCGCAAGGAGAACCGTCCGGCATGA
- a CDS encoding rhodanese-like domain-containing protein, which produces MDVPEVGVDDLAQALAAGSAHVIDVREPAEFATGRVPGAVLMPLHTVPARLAEIPTDSDVYVVCEVGGRSWQAAAYLVQRGVRATNVAGGTAQWRARGLPLEA; this is translated from the coding sequence ATCGACGTACCCGAGGTCGGTGTGGACGACCTCGCCCAGGCGCTGGCAGCCGGCTCGGCCCACGTCATCGACGTTCGTGAGCCGGCCGAGTTCGCGACCGGCCGGGTCCCCGGCGCGGTGCTGATGCCGCTGCACACCGTGCCGGCCCGGCTCGCGGAGATCCCGACCGACAGCGACGTCTACGTCGTGTGCGAGGTCGGCGGGCGGTCCTGGCAGGCCGCGGCGTACCTCGTGCAACGGGGCGTCCGCGCGACGAACGTGGCGGGTGGGACCGCGCAGTGGCGGGCCCGCGGCCTGCCGCTGGAGGCGTAG
- a CDS encoding ABC transporter substrate-binding protein has protein sequence MTLRTRTAPLLLAGVLLTAPAGVAMAAPASSTAPTAAATGSSTPAAPAAVLTVGLVDDVTTLNPFSTDATSLADEVVGLSYERLTTLSANDFAVSPGLAQSWSQSLDGRQWTFTLREARWSDGTTVTAADAKATIDRIVAGELEQQRYGADVQDIDSVSAPDARTLVITVKQPTRVPEHLTFPILPAHVWDPIGDDRLADFTNLPTAGSPVVGSGPFLATEVRPGEWVRLTRNPQWTAPAPHLSEVIFRTYPSPDAVADALGRGEIDVAEDLTPALLASLAGKPGVTAVAGVGTGFTDLALNTGAARTDGTPIGDGNPALRDQRVRAAVSKAVDRAALVQTVLGGRGAPGTSVIPPAYATWHWDPGPSANPAADTAGAAALLDAAGYRLGGDGRRAGPDGTRLTLRLFARQEAPDSQQVADLVRSQLDAVGIGVDVTTMPADELATATAEGKFDLVEYGWDVGPDPTEQLAAFTCAERSHDDNGTLVAGLSDSFYCDPTYDEIFDQQSAETDPGRRATLVATLQRMLYDAAPYVVTAYPDTLEAYRSDRVGGFVAQPAGKGRLLFQQGSVASYLAVTPVAGAPAAPAPQPAGDAGGPAGSGTNWALIAAAVAVAILLVVAAVWWTRRDTGMHARH, from the coding sequence ATGACGCTGCGAACCCGAACCGCCCCGCTGCTTTTGGCCGGGGTGCTGCTGACGGCTCCGGCCGGCGTGGCCATGGCTGCCCCGGCTTCGTCGACCGCGCCGACCGCCGCGGCCACCGGAAGTTCGACTCCAGCCGCGCCGGCCGCCGTCCTCACCGTCGGCCTCGTCGACGACGTGACGACGCTCAACCCGTTCAGCACCGATGCCACCAGCCTCGCCGACGAGGTCGTCGGCCTCAGCTACGAACGCCTCACCACGTTGTCCGCCAACGACTTCGCCGTCAGCCCGGGCCTGGCGCAGTCCTGGTCGCAGTCGCTGGACGGCCGGCAGTGGACGTTCACCCTGCGCGAGGCCCGGTGGAGTGACGGGACGACGGTCACCGCTGCGGACGCGAAGGCCACCATCGACCGCATCGTCGCCGGCGAGCTGGAGCAGCAGCGGTACGGCGCGGACGTGCAGGACATCGACTCGGTCAGCGCGCCCGACGCCCGCACGCTGGTGATCACCGTCAAGCAGCCGACCCGGGTGCCGGAGCACCTGACGTTCCCGATCCTGCCGGCCCACGTCTGGGACCCGATCGGCGACGACCGGCTCGCCGACTTCACCAACCTGCCGACCGCCGGCTCCCCGGTGGTGGGGTCCGGGCCGTTCCTGGCGACCGAGGTCCGGCCGGGCGAATGGGTACGGCTGACCCGTAACCCGCAGTGGACCGCTCCGGCGCCCCACCTCAGTGAGGTGATCTTCCGGACCTATCCGTCGCCGGACGCCGTGGCCGACGCCCTCGGTCGCGGCGAGATCGACGTGGCGGAAGACCTCACGCCCGCGCTGCTGGCCTCGCTGGCCGGCAAGCCGGGGGTCACCGCCGTCGCCGGGGTCGGCACCGGGTTCACCGACCTCGCCCTCAACACCGGGGCCGCCCGTACCGACGGCACCCCGATCGGCGACGGCAATCCCGCGCTGCGCGACCAGCGGGTACGCGCGGCGGTCTCCAAGGCGGTCGACCGAGCCGCGCTGGTGCAGACCGTCCTGGGCGGCCGTGGCGCTCCCGGCACGTCGGTCATCCCGCCGGCGTACGCCACCTGGCATTGGGATCCGGGGCCCAGCGCCAATCCGGCCGCTGACACCGCGGGCGCCGCGGCCCTCCTCGACGCCGCCGGATACCGACTCGGCGGCGACGGGCGGCGTGCGGGCCCGGACGGCACCCGGCTGACGCTGCGGCTGTTCGCGCGCCAGGAAGCGCCCGACTCGCAACAGGTCGCCGACCTGGTCCGCTCACAGCTCGACGCCGTCGGCATCGGTGTGGACGTGACCACCATGCCGGCCGACGAGCTGGCCACGGCGACGGCGGAGGGGAAGTTCGACCTCGTGGAGTACGGCTGGGACGTCGGGCCCGACCCGACCGAACAGCTGGCGGCCTTCACCTGCGCCGAACGCTCCCACGACGACAACGGCACGCTCGTGGCGGGCCTGTCGGACTCGTTCTACTGCGACCCGACGTACGACGAGATCTTCGACCAGCAGTCCGCCGAGACCGATCCCGGCCGCCGGGCGACCCTCGTGGCGACGCTGCAGCGGATGCTGTACGACGCTGCGCCGTACGTCGTCACCGCCTACCCGGACACCCTGGAGGCGTACCGGTCCGACCGGGTGGGCGGTTTCGTCGCCCAGCCGGCCGGCAAGGGACGGCTGCTGTTCCAGCAGGGCTCGGTGGCGTCGTACCTCGCGGTCACGCCCGTCGCCGGAGCCCCGGCCGCGCCGGCACCACAGCCGGCCGGCGACGCAGGGGGGCCGGCCGGCTCGGGCACCAACTGGGCCCTGATCGCCGCGGCGGTGGCCGTCGCGATCCTGCTGGTCGTGGCGGCCGTCTGGTGGACCCGCCGGGACACCGGGATGCACGCGCGGCACTGA
- the cobA gene encoding uroporphyrinogen-III C-methyltransferase: MPRSAARPAPGRWPPVKIHGRAGGPARARWSAACTCEVRRAKVARVSTSHGPPAYPILLNLRGRRVLVVGGGPVAARRAGSLARAGARVEVVAPAGCEALLDLVTTGDVGWQRRRYRPDDLAGAWLVQTATGDPQVDAAVLADAETAGVWAVDAGDAGRSAAWVPAVAYGEGGVLVAVGGGRDPGRARALRDAVQHQLDAGELPVRRVRRRPGTGRVYLVGGGPGDPDLLTVRARRLLAAADVVVTDRLAPQAISALLTAGAEVVDVGKAPDRHPMPQQEINALLVARARDGDLVVRLKGGDPFVLGRGGEEAWACAAAGVPVEVVPGVTSAVAVPAAAGIPVTHRGITTSFLVASAHEGVSGLLEQVTAAAAETTLVLLMGVRRLPEVARGLLAQGRPPQTPAAVVSHGWTPQQRTVVGTLGDIATLAADAGLGSPSVVVVGDVVALRAQWGDLGTPSPAAGHNPAVAADAPSPR, translated from the coding sequence ATGCCTCGATCGGCTGCGCGCCCTGCACCCGGGCGGTGGCCCCCGGTGAAGATCCACGGGCGGGCCGGTGGGCCGGCAAGGGCAAGGTGGAGTGCGGCCTGCACGTGTGAGGTCCGGCGTGCGAAGGTGGCGCGCGTGAGCACGTCGCACGGGCCGCCGGCGTACCCGATCCTGCTGAACCTGCGCGGCCGCCGGGTGCTCGTGGTGGGTGGCGGTCCGGTCGCCGCGCGGCGCGCCGGCTCGCTGGCCCGGGCCGGTGCCCGGGTCGAGGTGGTCGCCCCGGCCGGCTGCGAGGCGCTGCTCGACCTCGTCACGACCGGCGACGTCGGCTGGCAGCGGCGGCGGTACCGACCCGACGACCTGGCCGGCGCCTGGCTGGTGCAGACCGCGACCGGAGATCCGCAGGTCGACGCGGCTGTGCTGGCCGACGCCGAGACGGCCGGCGTCTGGGCGGTCGACGCCGGCGACGCGGGTCGTTCCGCGGCGTGGGTGCCGGCGGTGGCGTACGGCGAGGGCGGTGTCCTCGTCGCGGTCGGCGGTGGCCGTGATCCCGGTCGAGCCCGTGCGCTTCGCGACGCCGTACAGCACCAGCTCGACGCCGGTGAGCTGCCGGTACGCCGGGTACGCCGGCGTCCCGGGACGGGTCGGGTGTACCTGGTCGGCGGCGGCCCCGGCGATCCGGACCTGCTCACGGTGCGGGCTCGCCGGCTGCTCGCGGCCGCCGACGTCGTGGTTACCGACCGCCTCGCGCCGCAGGCCATTTCGGCGCTGCTCACCGCCGGCGCCGAGGTGGTCGACGTCGGCAAGGCCCCCGACCGCCATCCGATGCCCCAGCAGGAGATCAACGCCCTGCTGGTCGCGCGGGCGCGCGACGGGGACCTCGTCGTGCGGCTGAAGGGGGGCGATCCGTTCGTGCTGGGCCGCGGCGGCGAGGAGGCATGGGCGTGCGCCGCGGCCGGCGTGCCGGTGGAGGTCGTCCCCGGCGTGACCAGCGCGGTCGCCGTCCCGGCCGCCGCCGGTATCCCGGTGACGCACCGCGGCATCACCACGTCGTTCCTCGTCGCCTCCGCGCACGAGGGCGTCTCTGGGTTGCTGGAGCAGGTCACCGCCGCGGCCGCCGAGACGACGCTGGTGCTGCTCATGGGAGTACGCCGGCTGCCGGAGGTCGCCCGCGGCCTGCTCGCCCAGGGACGCCCGCCGCAGACGCCGGCCGCCGTGGTCTCGCACGGCTGGACGCCGCAGCAGCGCACGGTGGTGGGCACGCTCGGCGACATCGCGACGCTGGCGGCCGACGCCGGGCTGGGCTCCCCGTCGGTGGTCGTCGTCGGCGACGTCGTGGCGCTGCGAGCACAGTGGGGCGACCTGGGCACGCCCTCACCGGCCGCCGGCCACAACCCGGCGGTGGCCGCCGACGCCCCCAGCCCGAGGTGA
- a CDS encoding nitrite/sulfite reductase: protein MAPDSTTAPPAPAAAPARRGAARPGRPRGEGQWALGYTEPLNANERFKKDDNGLNVRDRIENRYAYTGFSSIDPSDLRGRMRWWGLYTQRRPGIAGGKTAILEPEELDDEFFMLRIRTDGGVLSSAQLRAIADVSTTFARDTADITDRQNIQLHWIRIEDVPEVWRRLEAVGLTTAEACGDTPRVVLGSPVAGVAADEIIDGTPAIEEITRRYIGDPELSNLPRKFKTTVSGSPQWDAAPEINDISFVGVVHPEHGPGFDLWVGGGLSTNPKLAVRLGAWVPLAEVPEVWVAVVRLFRDYGYRRLRTRARLKFLVADWGAERFRQVLQDEYLRRPLLDGPAPVPPPLGERDHVGVHEQRDGRYYIGAAPMVGRVSGTLLEKLADLADEYAGSRLRLTAQQKLVLLDVAGDRVESLVTALETLGLQVRPSRFRRSTMACTGIEYCKLAIVETKGRAATLVAELEERLPAFDQPLAIHVNGCPNSCARFQVADIGLKGSLVTDDSGEQVEGFQVHLGGALGMEAGFGKSLRGLKVTAAALPEYVERLVRRYDDQREDGESFAHWTTRADEGDLR, encoded by the coding sequence GTGGCGCCCGACAGCACGACCGCTCCCCCAGCCCCCGCCGCTGCCCCCGCTCGCCGTGGCGCGGCCCGTCCGGGCCGCCCCCGTGGCGAAGGCCAGTGGGCCCTGGGATACACCGAGCCGCTCAATGCCAACGAGCGGTTCAAGAAGGACGACAACGGGCTGAACGTCCGCGACCGGATCGAGAACCGCTACGCGTACACCGGTTTCAGTTCGATCGACCCGTCCGATCTGCGGGGCCGGATGCGCTGGTGGGGGCTGTACACGCAGCGCCGTCCCGGCATCGCCGGTGGCAAGACGGCGATCCTCGAGCCCGAGGAACTCGACGACGAGTTCTTCATGCTGCGGATCCGCACCGACGGCGGGGTGCTCAGCAGCGCCCAGCTGCGGGCCATCGCCGACGTGTCGACGACGTTCGCCCGCGACACCGCCGACATCACCGACCGGCAGAACATCCAGCTGCACTGGATCCGCATCGAGGACGTCCCGGAGGTGTGGCGACGGCTGGAGGCGGTCGGCCTCACCACCGCCGAAGCCTGCGGCGACACCCCCCGCGTCGTGCTCGGCTCCCCGGTGGCCGGTGTCGCGGCGGACGAGATCATCGACGGGACGCCGGCGATCGAGGAGATCACCCGCCGGTACATCGGCGATCCGGAGCTGTCGAACCTGCCGCGGAAGTTCAAGACCACGGTGTCCGGCTCGCCGCAGTGGGATGCCGCCCCCGAGATCAACGACATCTCCTTCGTCGGGGTGGTCCATCCCGAGCACGGGCCCGGCTTCGACCTGTGGGTCGGTGGCGGGCTGTCGACCAACCCGAAGCTCGCCGTACGGCTGGGAGCCTGGGTCCCGCTGGCCGAGGTTCCCGAGGTCTGGGTCGCCGTCGTCCGGCTCTTCCGCGACTACGGCTACCGCCGGCTGCGGACCCGGGCCCGGCTGAAGTTCCTCGTCGCCGACTGGGGCGCCGAGCGATTCCGGCAGGTGCTGCAGGACGAGTACCTGCGGCGGCCGCTGCTCGACGGGCCGGCCCCGGTGCCCCCGCCGCTAGGCGAACGCGACCACGTCGGGGTCCACGAGCAGCGGGACGGGCGCTACTACATCGGCGCCGCGCCGATGGTCGGGCGCGTGTCGGGCACGTTGTTGGAGAAGCTCGCCGACCTGGCCGACGAGTACGCCGGTTCCCGGTTGCGGCTGACCGCGCAGCAGAAGCTCGTGCTGCTCGACGTGGCCGGCGACCGGGTGGAGAGCCTGGTCACCGCGCTGGAGACGCTCGGCCTGCAGGTGCGGCCCAGCCGGTTCCGCCGCTCGACGATGGCCTGCACCGGCATCGAGTACTGCAAGCTCGCCATCGTCGAGACCAAGGGCCGGGCGGCGACGCTGGTCGCCGAACTGGAGGAACGACTGCCGGCGTTCGACCAGCCGCTGGCGATCCACGTCAACGGCTGCCCGAACTCCTGCGCCCGGTTTCAGGTCGCCGACATCGGCCTGAAGGGTTCGCTGGTCACCGACGACTCCGGCGAGCAGGTCGAGGGCTTCCAGGTCCACCTCGGCGGCGCGCTCGGCATGGAGGCCGGCTTCGGCAAGTCGCTGCGCGGCCTGAAGGTGACCGCGGCGGCGCTGCCGGAGTACGTCGAACGACTGGTGCGCCGCTACGACGACCAGCGCGAGGACGGCGAGTCGTTCGCGCACTGGACGACGCGGGCCGACGAAGGAGACCTGCGGTGA